The Vespula pensylvanica isolate Volc-1 chromosome 3, ASM1446617v1, whole genome shotgun sequence nucleotide sequence TCTACTATTTAGAAATGACATTTTCTTTGCCTGATTCTGGATTGGCATAACAGAATAAAATTTGGACAGTTCTACTATCCATTCCTGATATTttgatctttcttattttcctccACCTAATAAGGTGTAGAATTCTCAATTGACACTGAAATTATGTTTTCAATATCTGATCATTATCGACGAATCTCCTATTACATATTTGTTTTGTATCTTCGCGAAAATGAGTTATTTGAGATCATCAATACATTTTCTTCCCATTTAATACTATCTATCCTTCAAATTTATACTTGAATAATCTGTTTTTCTATACATATTACTgttttctatacatatataatgcatCGCCACTATTTAATGATacggaaaataaattttgttgtaatacgatatatttctGATAACTGGAAATCTTAAATTTGTATCTTACAAGATATACACTATTTTCTTCGCATACATTCACTTCATTTTGCATCATTTGACGAATAATGGTCCAATTAACATGAAGGAAAAACATAGtcatattactattttttattgttgttacaAAACGTTTActtgtaatttattaatgttattacttTTGTTGGGAATGACACATacgaatcataaaaaataacattattcaATGACAAAAGgtcaaatttcatttaaatatgatGGGCATTTGTTAGccaataatttcaaattttcatcttaaacgattaatatatattaattataatgtcTGTAAAATTGTGAAGAATTAAACGTTGTCATctgattatttcgataaatataatagtttcAAACTTccgattttattaaaacttcacaaagaattcaaatatttatataccatTGGAGAGAATATCaccaattttttaaaataatattctaaaagctgaacaaaagaaattgattacaAATTGTAACCccgtaattttatatatggtataaatgtatttttgcaATGTAGACTGAACTAAAAGTGAATCTAAGCATATTTTAATGCAAGATAatcgaaaggaaattaaaaaatataaaatataaaaaagatgaaaaactgaggaagaaaaatcataaaatagaaaataagaagttCCTTTTTACggaattgtaattttttttctagaaattaattatcacgTCTATTCACGCTCCATAGTATttaatgcaatatatattcaaataataacaGCTATATTTGAAACTGACCTATGAACTACTTGTTTCTATATTAATGTTAGGTAATAAGTCGATGCTATTCAAGGACAGAGATGCAAAATTTTGTAGTAATACGATAACTCAATATCTTAAAGCTTACAAAGTATGTCTTTACGGACTGATGTAGAAGAGTTTGAAATAAACTCGGCCtggatatatttaattgtattgtAAATCTACCTCGACAATTATCCATGAATAGAAATAGATTTAGCTTCTAATAGGATAGATATCCTAATATCTACTGCAGTGTGAAGTCCTCGGAACGtgttaatttattaagaaacCCTGATCCATCTATGATATGGATCGCTTGAAATTTGTACGGATTGAGACCTGTATGGTCAAGTTACTCGTATATATTACGTAAAGctatttgattattaaaataagccttgatttctctttataaatcGTTGTTAATTGTTGAATCtaaatcaattaaaagtaGAGTTCGTAAATTTAGATTATTCAGTGCATAAGGACAGATGATTATAATtgcgaatataatatatataacaacagATATTATCCAATTATCTGCtatacttttcaaatatttatcagAAGCGAAAAACATACTTTCCTTGTATGctctttattataaaatacaaaggaaattgatagaaatattttatatcccaTATTTATTTCGGAAAATCACAacacacaaatatatcatCAACGCTCNNNNNNNNNNNNNNNNNNNNNNNNNNNNNNNNNNNNNNNNNNNNNNNNNNNNNNNNNNNNNNNNNNNNNNNNNNNNNNNNNNNNNNNNNNNNNNNNNNNNCATATCTGAGTAATTATTGCGAAAAATAAGTATGATTTTGTATAGctcacaaaatattttataatatttaataaaattgtgtaTGTACTGAAGAAAGTAGCAGTGATtagtaaaatatgaaatgtaaaaaatatgcGTTTTTGACtgttacgttttattattttgttattattattattactattattattattgttattgttattgttgttaacattgttcttttcattgtcattgttattgtaattttattgttattgttattgttattattatcgttattggtatcattaatattattattattataaattgtgTGAAACCAAGAAGTAAGCTAAGCAGTGTTACGGAGATTGTAGATAATGATATGTGTGATCTGAAGAAGGAATAAATCTTGAGAATACGTAAGTACAAAGAGTACAGATGTCACATAGCAAGAATGACGGGTGCAAAGGATACAATGTAAAggagttttattttctttcattattcctTTATTTGTGTATTCAATTTTTAAGCAAAATTACTTGCATCATTTGTAGAGGTGAATATAATATCGTGCGAATCTCAATACGGTTACCGACAATTCCTATGTAATCTATAGTACTGTTGTAACTTTTCTGTGCGTATGGgatgtattaaaaattgattccGAGTATATCTAAGTGCTACTTTCTCTGTAATATTCTAGGCAGAGCTGACTAGCAATTTTTATCCAGACGGTTTATGTGGTTATTGATAATTTGACGTTgctataaaagatttataatttttcttcacctgatgaaatttttattactttcttaatattatcttttctaaCGAATCACTatgcatttaaaatattacgtagaaaaatagattgtagcatttcaattttctttatgttgGATTTGATTGCCATGCCCCAGATTTGCAGGTCGTATAATTACATGCATTTTCTAATggctatgtatataaagagtttattgtttataatcaatttgaaattatttgaaatatgcCAGTACATAGATCTTCGTGTATTCTTTATANNNNNNNNNNNNNNNNNNNNNNNNNNNNNNNNNNNNNNNNNNNNNNNNNNNNNNNNNNNNNNNNNNNNNNNNNNNNNNNNNNNNNNNNNNNNNNNNNNNNTATGGCTAATTCCATTATGGAAAGAATATGTGaaaaaagagtagaagaagGTTTGCCTGGATTAGCTATACAATGGGGAGCGATTGGAGATGTCGGTTTGGTTGCTGAAATGCaagatgaagataaagaatTTGTTATCGGTGGTACCNNNNNNNNNNNNNNNNNNNNNNNNNNNNNNNNNNNNNNNNNNNNNNNNNNNNNNNNNNNNNNNNNNNNNNNNNNNNNNNNNNNNNNNNNNNNNNNNNNNNNNNNNNNNNNNNNNNNNNNNNNNNNNNNNNNNNNNNNNNNNNNNNNAGCGATGTGAATAATGTTGTAGACGCTGTCTTAAATATTTTGGGTACGTATTATTCAaccaatatattattattgatgttaataatttcatttcagtACTCATATATTTCCTTGATATACTTTCTTTACTTATAgttattaattgaaaagtaTCAATTTTTGACTTCAGGTATTANNNNNNNNNNNNNNNNNNNNNNNNNNNNNNNNNNNNNNNNNNNNNNNNNNNNNNNNNNNNNNNNNNNNNNNNNNNNNTGCTGTAGAAATAAAACAGACATTGGAACgtgaatatgaaatatatcttaCTGCGTCAGACATTCGGAATTTAAACTTCGCAAAACTTATAGAAATGACGACCAATACTTGTAATTATAATGCAAAGgaagcaaataaaatattaaccaTTACAAGTTTATCGAGGCAATTCTATGATGAAATACTTGCTACCGAAATAGTTATACCGCTTCAAACCAATCCGGTGGAGGGACGGAATGAGATATTCTTTCTTCCAGGAATCGAAGGCTATGCTGACATTTTCAAAACATTAGAATCAAGAATTAAATCACCTGCGACATGTTTTCAATTCGAGACGAATTACGAGTTAAAAACTATTGAAGCTATGGCCAATTCCATTCTACCGGTATGTCCattgtttagaaaaatatatttgattaaactgaatattaataaacattattaacatgacacataaattttttaatattgtagcACATATTGGATAAACTGAAAGGTCgaagtgatttttttttaataggatATTCATTTGGATCGGTTCTAGCCATAGAACTAACGCGAAAATTAGAAGCCAAAGGATTTATTGGTCGGTTAATATTGATAGATGGTGCTCCTCAGCATCTGAAAACATTTATACAGGAAAACTTGCGTTCGTCATCGcagaaagaattagaaaacaatattttgcTCGATGTAATTAATGCATACATTAATGTCAATGCTGTAGAGGTTCGtctttattttcctattaAAGGACATCacttcttgtttatttttggaAAGTCTTATATTAATGTCCCAATATTATTTTGCAGTTTGAacttgaattaaaaaaatgcaattCGTGGGATGANNNNNNNNNNACATTTCTTAATGTTCTATCTCCCGAAcacaagaaattatttttgaaagcaGATAAAAGAAATGCTATTCTCTCACTTTTTGTGAGATTGCAAGCAATTATAACTTATAATCCAGAACCAATGCCATATCTAAGAGCACCAATCACATTGTTCAAGCCGCTGTTTCCTTCTGTATTAAATGCTACGTATGATTATGGACTGCAGAATGTATGTTTTAAAACTtcgtataaattatgaaaatgatattaatttgcTATAAAATGGTGATATTTTCAGGTAACTGAAGGCAAAGTAGATGTTCACATTGTTGAAGGTAATCATATCACGATGTTATGTGCCACGGAAATTTCAATGGCTATNNNNNNNNNNNNNNNNNNNNNNNNNNNNNNNNNNNNNNNNNNNNNNNNNNNNNNNNNNNNNNNNNNNNNNNNNNNNNNNNNNNNNNNNNNNNNNNNNNNNAGCATCATAGGTACACATAATGAAACTTTCAGTCGGGTCTCTTAAGATTCATTAATTGCTTACAGAAAGAATCTAGTGAGTACATCTTCCATGTTCCTTTAACTCAAGATCTTAAAGCcccgaaattttctttaaatctatCTCTTTACACAATGGGAACAACTGGAAACAGATCTCGTTACTAATATTTTGCGACCAGAGAACATATAAgggtttatataatattaaatatataaggaACATATAAGTTTTGGGTTCATATAAGCACCAGCTTCTTCGACCTTGCGAGCCTAGACTCACCTACCACGgcattattaatcaattagtatgtatgaatatattttatcaaatagtTAGCGCGTAacattatacaaaaatatcttttttataggtACGTGGAGATTTAAGTACGATTCATTAGATTGAAGGGCCAATTACAACAAATATCAAAATGAAGACCTtgttaatatctattatgCATCATTAAATTTCACAGACGTGATGTTGTCAACGGGTAAAATATCGCTAGAAGTAGACAGTAGAAAAGATATAGATTACCTGATTGAATTTGAATACAATGGAATAAATATTAGTGTACATAGAATTATGGGGGTTAACCGGAATAGATGAACtcattatttaaatcattattatgtCCTGGATGCAAACTATTAGATAACAGAAGtgcattaaataaataatattttctcaagtgttttacaaatttttatctattggACGAGACTTTTTCAAGGGTTGAACTTGATAGTTGGAATTTAGAAGATGCAACAACAATATCGTGTATACATTGCATATACATAGCAACACCTTACATTAACGGAGGAATGCAGAAGGGTGAAAGGATATTTATTCATGCTGGCTCTGGTGGAATTGGCCAAGCTACGATTAACTTAGCCCTCCCTGAAGGCTGTTAAGTATTCACTACGGTCGATATATCAGAAAAACATAGTTTCCTTAAAGAAACATTCTCTAGTAACGATGATCGTCACACTGAAAATTCTCGAGATACTAGCTTGGAAAAACATTTTGCAGCTAATTAATGTTGCAAGTGTAGACGTTCTCGTAAATTCTTAAGCGTATGAAAAACTACAAGCGCCGTTATTTAGCCAATNNNNNNNNNNNNNNNNNNNNNNNNNNNNNNNNNNNNNNNNNNNNNNNNNNNNNNNNNNNNNNNNNNNNNNNNNNNNNNNNNNNNNNNNNNNNNNNNNNNNAGGAAAACTGGACAATATTCCTGAAGGTGTCACGGTTTCAGAATTAAATATGATAGAATCGGGTGATATCGCATCATTTGCTATTGGATATGGTTTGTTAAATGAagattacaataatttaaaaaaactttttaaatatacaaaagacGGAGGTTTCATTTTATCATGTGAAAAAACGAATACAACATTGAACTTATCAATTTTACAGGAATTTCAAttgcttatatatttatagtttagAAAAACGTAAGTCCGAggaatattttatactattaAGAAAGAC carries:
- the LOC122627516 gene encoding uncharacterized protein LOC122627516: MTTNTCNYNAKEANKILTITSLSRQFYDEILATEIVIPLQTNPVEGRNEIFFLPGIEGYADIFKTLESRIKSPATCFQFETNYELKTIEAMANSILPHILDKLKGRSDFFLIGYSFGSVLAIELTRKLEAKGFIGRLILIDGAPQHLKTFIQENLRSSSQKELENNILLDVINAYINVNAVEFELELKKCNSLQAIITYNPEPMPYLRAPITLFKPLFPSVLNATYDYGLQNVTEGKVDVHIVEDVMLSTGKISLEVDSRKDIDYLIEFEYNGINISCFTNFYLLDETFSRVELDSWNLEDATTISCIHCIYIATPYINGGMQKGERIFIHAGSGGIGQATINLALPEGC